Proteins from a single region of Centropristis striata isolate RG_2023a ecotype Rhode Island chromosome 9, C.striata_1.0, whole genome shotgun sequence:
- the loxl5a gene encoding lysyl oxidase-like 5a → MEKFVLLLLCLLAALVCFGTGQHHLRARVGPWRHRIQWENNGQVYSLLSTGTQYRSPAQGRRRTQLLLTTKNGLNRLQSPVALSRSTRTRHEELQDAAGGHSQQNDLSQMNASVLGVDAGQYLLASGRPGARSQSPTRGEAVSVGPRSQQAASNSSAAAFTSIQEFSGSGVPRGGRSTPGDGAQQATASPVRSADFTHSRGGRISFESTARSPATPGWVTMAEVSGNARRSPQQTSLGDARSAQRAQSLTRITAEADVSPTALSSNAVEIHIPRPRPDTTRTADMGDPRDPHSIHHRNSVFYNVYPADRRNRVTVRPAPGPGYGTRLFHNGLPDLVPDPYYIQAASYIQRVQMYALRCAAEENCLSRSANHPSVSDLDYRVLLRFPQRVKNQGTADFLPVKPRHEWEWHSCHQHYHSMEAFSNYDLLDVSTEQKVAEGHKASFCLEDTSCDPGVRRRFACTAHTQGLGPGCYDTYHANIDCQWIDITDVPPGNYILKVTVNPSQLVQESDFSNNEVRCDIRYTGSYVQARNCRITV, encoded by the exons ATGGAGAAGTTTGTACTTCTGTTACTTTGCCTCCTTGCTGCTTTGGTGTGTTTTGGTACCGGTCAGCACCATTTACGCGCACGTGTGGGCCCCTGGAGACACCGGATCCAGTGGGAGAATAACGGTCAGGTGTACAGTCTACTGAGCACCGGGACTCAGTATCGCTCCCCTGCGCAGGGCAGAAGACGCACTCAGCTGTTGTTGACAACTAAAAACGGTTTAAACCGTCTTCAGTCTCCTGTTGCGCTTAGTAGATCCACCAGAACCAGACATGAAGAGCTCCAGGACGCAGCCGGGGGCCACTCTCAACAAAACGACCTTAGTCAAATGAATGCGTCGGTTCTTGGTGTTGATGCGGGTCAGTATTTACTCGCCTCGGGACGACCCGGGGCGCGCAGTCAGTCCCCAACGCGCGGGGAGGCCGTGTCTGTGGGACCCCGCTCACAGCAGGCGGCGTCCAACAGCAGCGCCGCAGCTTTCACCTCCATCCAGGAGTTTTCCGGCAGCGGAGTCCCACGAGGAGGCCGGAGTACACCTGGAGATGGCGCACAGCAAGCCACTGCGTCTCCGGTAAGATCAGCGGACTTTACGCACAGCCGGGGCGGCAGAATAAGCTTTGAATCAACTGCCAGGTCACCTGCCACACCTGGATGGGTCACCATGGCGGAGGTTAGCGGGAATGCGCGTCGCTCGCCCCAACAAACCAGTTTGGGAGACGCTCGCAGCGCGCAAAGAGCGCAATCACTGACCAGAATCACTGCGGAGGCAGATGTGTCTCCCACAGCGCTGTCCAGTAACGCTGTAGAAATACACATTCCTCGTCCGAGGCCGGATACAACAAGGACTGCGGACATGGGTGACCCACGGGATCCGCACAGTATTCATCACAGAAACTCCGTTTTCTATAATGTTTACCCAGCAGACCGCAGAAACAGGGTCACTGTGCGCCCTGCACCGGGACCCGGCTATGGCACCAGACTCTTCCATAATG GTCTCCCAGACTTGGTTCCTGACCCTTACTACATCCAGGCTGCCTCCTACATCCAGAGAGTGCAGATGTACGCACTTCGCTGTGCTGCCGAGGAAAACTGTTTGTCCAG GTCTGCGAACCACCCGAGTGTGAGCGACCTCGACTACAGAGTCCTGCTGCGGTTCCCACAGAGAGTGAAGAACCAAGGAACCGCGGACTTCCTGCCGGTGAAGCCCAGACATGAGTGGGAATGGCACAGCTGTCACCA aCATTACCACAGTATGGAGGCCTTCAGTAACTACGACCTGCTGGACGTCTCCACTGAACAGAAGGTCGCAGAGGGACACAAGGCCAGTTTCTGTCTGGAGGACACGTCCTGTGACCCGGGGGTACGACGGCGCTTCGCCTGCACTGCTCACACGCAG GGGCTCGGTCCCGGTTGCTATGACACCTATCACGCCAACATCGACTGCCAGTGGATCGACATCACCGACGTTCCGCCCGGAAACTACATCCTCAAG GTGACAGTGAATCCCTCTCAGCTGGTTCAGGAGTCAGATTTCTCCAACAACGAGGTGCGCTGCGACATCAGGTACACAGGAAGCTACGTTCAGGCAAGAAACTGCAGGATCACTGTGTAA
- the mibp gene encoding muscle-specific beta 1 integrin binding protein, with translation MKYIIGIGGVTNGGKTTLTNKLIKTLPNCCVVHQDDFFKKPDQIEVGEDGFRQWDVITAMDMEAMTNTVKGWMENPVKFARSHGVSLSPPSDVADPDNQIHILIVEGFLLYNYAPLLDVFDKSFYITIPYEECKRRRSTRQYTVPDPPGLFDGHVWPMYLKHRKEMESCGLNIECLDGLKSKEEIYTQVYESIQNNLLNRL, from the exons ATGAAATACATTATAGGAATTGGCGG CGTCACTAATGGTGGCAAAACCACCCTGACAAATAAGTTGATCAAGACATTGCCAAACTGCTGTGTTGTGCACCAAGATGACTTTTTCAAG AAACCTGATCAGATAGAAGTCGGAGAGGACGGCTTTAGACAATGGGATG TAATCACAGCTATGGATATGGAGGCCATGACCAACACAGTAAAAGGATGGATGGAGAACCCGGTCAAGTTCGCCCGCTCCCACGGCGTCAGTCTGTCTCCTCCATCTGATGTGGCCGACCCGGACAATCAGATTCACATTCTGATCGTGGAAGGCTTTCTGCTCTACAACTACGC GCCCCTGCTGGACGTTTTTGACAAGAGCTTTTACATCACGATACCCTACGAGGAGTGCAAGAGAAGGAGAAG TACAAGACAGTACACCGTCCCTGACCCCCCCGGCCTGTTCGACGGCCACGTGTGGCCCATGTACCTGAAGCACAGGAAAGAGATGGAGAGCTGTGGCTTGAATATTG AGTGCTTAGATGGTTTGAAGTCCAAAGAGGAGATCTACACCCAGGTGTATGAGAGCATTCAGAACAACTTGCTCAATCGTTTATAG